A window from Thermodesulfovibrionales bacterium encodes these proteins:
- a CDS encoding xanthine dehydrogenase family protein molybdopterin-binding subunit gives MMAADRGFYYLRGIPVPDTPPPDKDPQPWEKTGVIGQPLPRVDGYDRVSGLALYPSDIILPNMLYAALLGCPHPHARVEKIDTSAAEKMPGVRAVITGSSPEADLSWIYSADMKTKLFDPLCRFEGEAIAAVAAETNYQAWDGVRAIKVAYTLLPFLADELRALGPGSPAVHTGGNRVKTEKYSRGDVERGFAEADVVLEETYRSECELHTPAELHGCVARWDGDRLTIWQSTQGVYSIQARVAEILSLPLSKVRVIGHYMGGGFGSKLQADKFTIIAALLAKKTSRPVKLFLTREETFLAAGNRPPASMRLKAGVKRDGTLVALDFSCVATGGAYPSGGASLVDWLVRDLYLCPNVRTETTDVYINAGPARPFRAPGHPQGSWALEQMLDSLAEKIGMDPVELRLKNIPSYSQARPGNPPYTTTGLARCLTEGATAFGWKEGRKKTAETKDGGYLRRGVGMASALWFAGGGNPPSTVIVKVFSDGSVSLNMGASDIGTGTKTIMAMVIAEELGIRPGVIQIEHADTGTTQYATPSGGSKTVPTEAPAVRAAAVHVKQQLLALAAEHLKTDVSSLTLSGDSVVSQEEPSRQIKIRDISGLKKRGVLVGVGYRGPNPEGKVVNPFAAQFCEVEVNTRTGEVKILRFLGAHDSGRVMNRLTYDCQVFGGITMGVGFAMTEVRILDRDQTGKMVNRNWHDYKIPTAMDVPAEMASLPVEPYDREANTTGAKGLGEPVTIPTAAAIANAVYNAVGVRITGTPINPLQLCSALAALRKEG, from the coding sequence ATGATGGCTGCTGATCGCGGCTTTTATTACCTCCGGGGCATTCCTGTGCCCGATACCCCTCCGCCGGACAAGGACCCTCAGCCCTGGGAAAAGACTGGGGTGATCGGCCAACCGCTCCCGAGAGTGGATGGCTATGATAGGGTGAGCGGTTTAGCCCTTTATCCTTCCGATATCATACTCCCGAATATGCTCTATGCTGCCTTACTCGGCTGCCCCCATCCCCATGCCCGCGTCGAGAAGATCGATACCTCGGCCGCGGAAAAGATGCCGGGTGTGCGTGCGGTCATTACCGGATCCTCTCCGGAAGCCGACTTGTCGTGGATCTATTCTGCTGATATGAAGACCAAGTTGTTTGATCCTCTCTGCAGATTTGAAGGAGAGGCGATAGCCGCCGTCGCAGCCGAGACAAACTATCAGGCATGGGATGGAGTCCGGGCAATAAAGGTTGCCTATACGTTGCTTCCTTTTTTGGCGGATGAGCTGAGGGCCCTCGGCCCAGGCTCGCCGGCTGTTCATACCGGAGGAAACAGGGTCAAGACGGAAAAGTATTCACGGGGAGACGTTGAAAGGGGTTTTGCAGAGGCTGACGTTGTTCTCGAAGAGACGTACCGGAGTGAGTGCGAATTGCACACGCCAGCAGAGCTGCACGGGTGTGTTGCGCGGTGGGACGGCGACAGGCTCACCATCTGGCAATCAACGCAGGGGGTCTATTCTATCCAGGCGCGTGTGGCTGAAATTTTGAGCCTGCCTCTTTCGAAGGTCCGGGTCATCGGCCATTATATGGGAGGAGGTTTCGGCAGTAAACTTCAGGCCGACAAATTCACCATCATCGCTGCACTCCTTGCAAAGAAGACCAGCCGTCCCGTGAAGCTCTTCCTTACCCGTGAGGAGACATTCCTCGCCGCAGGAAACCGGCCGCCCGCTTCGATGCGGCTCAAGGCCGGAGTGAAGCGGGACGGAACCCTTGTGGCCCTCGACTTCTCTTGCGTCGCCACAGGCGGCGCCTATCCTTCAGGCGGTGCAAGCCTCGTAGACTGGCTCGTGAGGGACCTCTATCTCTGTCCGAATGTCAGGACGGAAACAACCGATGTCTATATCAATGCCGGTCCTGCCAGGCCCTTCCGGGCGCCAGGTCATCCTCAGGGTTCATGGGCCCTTGAGCAGATGCTCGATTCCCTTGCCGAAAAGATAGGGATGGACCCTGTTGAACTGAGGCTGAAAAATATTCCTTCTTACAGCCAGGCCCGGCCGGGAAACCCCCCTTACACGACGACCGGTTTGGCCAGATGTCTTACGGAGGGAGCGACGGCCTTTGGCTGGAAAGAGGGGAGGAAGAAGACCGCGGAGACCAAAGACGGCGGATATCTTCGGAGAGGCGTTGGAATGGCGAGTGCCCTGTGGTTTGCCGGCGGCGGAAACCCTCCATCAACAGTAATCGTGAAGGTCTTCTCAGACGGAAGCGTCAGCCTGAACATGGGCGCGAGCGATATCGGCACCGGTACAAAGACAATTATGGCCATGGTCATTGCTGAAGAACTCGGAATAAGACCGGGAGTGATACAGATTGAGCATGCGGACACGGGAACGACTCAATATGCCACGCCGAGCGGAGGAAGCAAGACGGTACCGACGGAAGCCCCCGCCGTAAGGGCAGCCGCAGTCCACGTGAAGCAGCAGTTGCTTGCCCTCGCGGCAGAGCACCTTAAGACCGATGTTTCATCCCTTACCCTCAGCGGAGATTCGGTTGTCTCTCAGGAGGAACCGTCCCGTCAGATAAAGATCAGGGATATTTCCGGTCTCAAGAAACGGGGAGTCCTTGTGGGCGTCGGCTACCGCGGCCCCAATCCCGAGGGGAAAGTGGTCAATCCCTTTGCCGCCCAATTCTGCGAAGTGGAAGTCAATACAAGGACCGGTGAAGTCAAGATCCTGCGTTTTCTCGGCGCTCACGACAGCGGGCGGGTGATGAACCGGTTGACCTACGATTGTCAGGTCTTCGGCGGCATTACCATGGGAGTGGGCTTTGCCATGACCGAGGTCAGGATTCTTGATCGTGATCAGACCGGCAAGATGGTGAACAGGAATTGGCATGACTACAAGATACCGACGGCAATGGATGTACCTGCGGAGATGGCCTCCCTGCCGGTGGAGCCTTATGACAGAGAGGCCAACACGACCGGAGCCAAAGGGCTCGGAGAGCCGGTCACCATTCCTACTGCTGCTGCGATCGCCAATGCAGTCTATAACGCCGTCGGAGTCCGTATCACCGGGACCCCGATCAATCCCTTGCAGCTCTGCAGTGCCCTGGCAGCGCTCCGGAAGGAGGGATAA
- a CDS encoding (2Fe-2S)-binding protein, with amino-acid sequence MISLDVNDKKYEVEASPDMPLLWVIREKLGLTGTKYGCGIAQCGACTVHIDGKAERSCQIPLKDAQGKKITTIEGIPETHPVKKAWIDDDVPQCGYCHPGQIMSAVALLKENPLPSDEDINSAMSGNICRCGTYQRIRRAIHHAARVPAEGGKR; translated from the coding sequence GTGATCTCTCTCGATGTCAACGACAAAAAGTATGAAGTGGAGGCGAGCCCGGATATGCCCTTGCTCTGGGTCATTCGGGAAAAACTCGGACTTACGGGGACCAAGTATGGGTGCGGTATAGCCCAGTGCGGCGCCTGTACCGTACATATCGACGGGAAGGCAGAGAGGTCCTGTCAGATCCCGTTGAAAGACGCGCAGGGAAAGAAGATCACCACGATAGAGGGGATCCCCGAAACGCATCCGGTCAAGAAAGCCTGGATCGATGACGATGTCCCGCAATGCGGCTATTGCCATCCGGGACAGATCATGTCCGCCGTGGCTTTGCTGAAAGAGAATCCCCTGCCGAGCGATGAAGACATCAACTCTGCCATGTCCGGAAATATCTGCCGCTGCGGCACCTATCAGCGTATTCGGCGCGCCATCCATCATGCCGCTCGTGTGCCGGCAGAAGGAGGGAAGCGATGA
- a CDS encoding XdhC/CoxI family protein, with translation MDIYEELLRIRKEGRPCALATIVQSDGSSPQKEGAKILVREDGSIVGTLGGGCIEAEVIDLSLLAIKDGLPQTIPFNLTEKQGGLLCGGKLLVFIEPILPKQHVVILGAGHVGKALSTVASFSGFRVTVVDDREEFANSRNLPHADHVVLSGFADPFLGCVVDGDSYIVIATRGHNHDFEALRAALTTEARFVGLVGSKRKKAVLSRYLKEAGFSDDDVARVITPVGLPIGSVTPEEIAISIMAQIIAKRRGNVSAGFSRSSCSGIVEEDGEAEAASSSR, from the coding sequence ATGGATATCTATGAAGAACTCCTGAGGATCAGGAAGGAGGGCAGACCGTGCGCCCTTGCCACCATTGTGCAGTCAGACGGCTCATCTCCCCAGAAGGAAGGAGCAAAGATCCTCGTCAGGGAGGACGGATCGATCGTTGGGACCCTCGGCGGCGGATGTATCGAAGCCGAGGTGATTGATCTCTCCCTGCTGGCGATCAAAGACGGTTTGCCCCAGACCATCCCTTTTAACCTGACGGAGAAACAGGGCGGTCTCCTCTGCGGGGGGAAACTCCTTGTTTTCATTGAACCCATACTTCCCAAACAGCATGTCGTGATCCTCGGGGCGGGTCATGTAGGCAAGGCCCTTTCGACGGTCGCAAGCTTTTCCGGCTTCCGGGTTACTGTCGTCGATGATCGCGAGGAGTTCGCAAACAGCAGGAACCTCCCTCATGCCGATCATGTTGTCCTCTCTGGATTCGCGGATCCCTTTTTGGGATGTGTTGTCGACGGTGATTCCTATATCGTCATCGCTACGAGGGGTCATAATCATGACTTCGAAGCCCTCAGGGCAGCCCTGACAACGGAAGCTCGTTTTGTGGGTCTCGTCGGAAGCAAACGCAAGAAAGCCGTTCTCTCGAGGTATCTCAAGGAGGCGGGATTCTCTGACGATGATGTCGCGCGAGTCATCACACCCGTCGGACTTCCCATAGGCTCGGTGACTCCCGAAGAGATAGCAATAAGTATCATGGCGCAGATTATCGCGAAGAGGAGAGGAAATGTCTCAGCAGGTTTCAGCCGTTCTTCTTGCAGCGGGATCGTCGAAGAGGATGGGGAAGCTGAAGCAGCTTCTTCCTCTCGGTGA
- a CDS encoding (2Fe-2S)-binding protein, with the protein MSHEDDEKGCMCGKGVTRRQFLTTMGVSGVAVAAASLGGEKEARAAVIRSGEATRVSLTINGKIHRLLVEPRWSLLYVLREELGLTGTKVGCERGECGACSVLIENAPRYACMTLAVEAEGMEITTIEGLMDGEQLGAVQQAFLEHDALQCGYCTPGQIMAVEGLLRKNREPSLDEIRRGVSGNVCRCGAYTNIFKAAKRAGELKRRGGA; encoded by the coding sequence ATGAGTCATGAAGATGATGAGAAGGGATGCATGTGCGGCAAGGGGGTGACCCGCCGGCAGTTTCTTACTACCATGGGAGTGTCCGGTGTGGCGGTGGCGGCGGCCAGTCTGGGAGGAGAAAAAGAGGCAAGAGCGGCGGTCATAAGGTCAGGAGAGGCAACGAGGGTGAGTCTTACCATTAACGGGAAGATCCATCGCCTCCTTGTGGAGCCCCGTTGGTCGCTGCTTTATGTCCTCCGCGAAGAGCTTGGACTCACAGGGACCAAGGTTGGCTGCGAGCGGGGCGAGTGCGGCGCCTGTAGTGTCCTCATTGAGAATGCGCCCCGCTATGCCTGTATGACCCTCGCAGTCGAGGCAGAGGGAATGGAGATCACGACCATCGAGGGACTCATGGATGGTGAACAATTGGGGGCAGTGCAGCAGGCTTTTCTTGAGCATGACGCCCTGCAGTGCGGTTACTGCACTCCGGGGCAGATCATGGCCGTTGAAGGCCTGTTACGAAAAAACCGTGAGCCCTCCCTTGACGAGATACGACGGGGAGTGAGCGGGAATGTCTGCCGCTGCGGTGCCTATACCAATATCTTCAAGGCAGCAAAAAGGGCAGGTGAACTGAAGCGGAGAGGAGGTGCATGA
- a CDS encoding xanthine dehydrogenase family protein subunit M, with the protein MMPEFAYVRARSLREALSELSSDGARVHAGGTDLLGCLRDGVFSATKVVSMSGLSELRGIEETAGGVRIGALVTLSELADNPLIKGRYPALSQGASEAASPQLRNQGTVAGNLCQKPRCWYYRGEFNCLRKGGDRCFAVAGENHYHAILGGERCYIVHPSDTAPALVAYGAVVHTAGSKGKREIPAEKFFVLPAHDVTRETVLESGEIVTEIVLSSPTQGVRSSYHKVRARQSWDFALAGVALVLQLKGEIVGDAKIVLTGAAPVPWRSFEAEEAVTGKVLNEDVARKAASAAVRRARPLEHNGYKIPLFRGLIEEALIALTRS; encoded by the coding sequence ATGATGCCCGAGTTCGCCTATGTGCGTGCAAGGTCTTTGAGAGAAGCCCTTTCCGAGCTTTCTTCCGATGGAGCAAGGGTCCATGCCGGCGGTACCGATCTCCTCGGCTGTCTCCGTGACGGTGTCTTCAGTGCGACGAAGGTTGTCAGCATGAGCGGCCTGAGCGAATTGAGAGGCATTGAGGAGACTGCTGGAGGGGTCCGCATTGGCGCCCTCGTCACGCTCTCCGAACTTGCCGATAATCCTCTTATCAAAGGGCGATATCCGGCGCTTTCCCAGGGTGCTTCAGAGGCAGCGAGCCCACAGCTTCGCAACCAGGGCACCGTGGCCGGAAATCTCTGCCAGAAACCGCGGTGCTGGTATTATCGAGGGGAATTCAACTGTCTCAGAAAGGGGGGTGACCGTTGTTTTGCCGTTGCTGGAGAAAACCATTATCATGCTATCCTCGGTGGAGAGAGATGTTACATCGTTCACCCCTCTGATACAGCACCCGCCCTTGTCGCCTACGGCGCGGTGGTTCACACGGCAGGGTCGAAAGGAAAACGAGAGATACCGGCAGAGAAGTTCTTTGTTCTGCCTGCGCATGACGTGACAAGAGAGACGGTGTTGGAGTCCGGTGAGATCGTAACGGAAATCGTTCTTTCTTCACCGACCCAGGGGGTCAGGAGTTCCTATCATAAGGTGAGGGCTCGGCAGTCTTGGGACTTCGCCCTTGCCGGTGTCGCCCTTGTGCTGCAGCTGAAGGGAGAGATTGTCGGCGATGCGAAGATTGTGCTGACCGGTGCGGCACCTGTCCCCTGGCGTTCGTTCGAGGCAGAGGAAGCCGTCACCGGAAAGGTTCTGAATGAGGATGTCGCCAGGAAGGCTGCCAGTGCAGCAGTAAGAAGGGCGCGACCGCTTGAGCACAACGGGTACAAGATTCCGCTTTTTAGGGGCCTCATTGAAGAGGCGTTGATAGCCCTCACTCGATCATAA
- a CDS encoding xanthine dehydrogenase family protein molybdopterin-binding subunit — protein sequence MSDIINISRRDFLKTGALAGGGLILGFSITPGRSLPEAAAETGTFAPNAFIRIGTDDSITIIVNKSEMGQGVYTSLPMLVAEELEADWSKIRVEPAPVDPAYNHTQWGGAQGTGGSTSVRSEWDRLRRAGATARMMLIAAAGDIWKVNPESCRAEKSFVISPTGSRLSYGALAEKASTLELPKDVPLKKPGELKLLGKAMKRLDTPDKVKGKALFGIDVKVPGMLTAVVLRPSVFGGKIKSFNADKAKAVPGVKTVAQIDSGLAVIAGDFWSALRGRDALEVVWDEGPLATLDTQKQRGEYAALAKKSGLVARKEGDAEKALEQAAKKISAEYEVPYLAHACMEPLNCLIDLRADSCEIWTGTQLQTADQYAAARISGLKAEQIKIHTTYLGGGFGRRANPQSDFVSEAVRVAKAAKQPVKVVWTREDDMKGGFYRPMWHDRISAGLDKDGIPVAWRHTIVGQSIVAGTAFEKMLMKNGIDETSVEGARDIPYAIPNILVDLHSPEIGVPVQWWRSVGHSHTAFVVESFLDELAHAAGKDPYDYRTMLIKDHPRYLGVLKLAAEKAAWGGPLPTGRGRGIAVHESFGSFVAQVAEVSLNSDGSVRVHKVTCVIDCGKIVNPDTIGAQMESGIVFGLSALLHGKITFKNGRVEQGNFDDYPVLRLNEMPTVDVVIAPSKEAPGGVGEPGVPPIAPAVASAIFAATGRRIRRLPINPEDLKRI from the coding sequence ATGAGCGATATCATAAACATAAGCCGCCGCGACTTTCTCAAGACCGGCGCCCTTGCGGGAGGAGGATTGATCCTCGGCTTTTCAATCACTCCCGGAAGATCTCTTCCCGAGGCCGCAGCCGAGACCGGGACCTTTGCGCCGAACGCATTTATCCGGATCGGTACAGATGACTCGATAACGATCATTGTGAACAAATCTGAAATGGGGCAGGGAGTATACACCTCGCTCCCGATGCTTGTTGCCGAGGAGCTCGAAGCCGACTGGTCAAAGATCCGCGTTGAACCCGCTCCCGTCGACCCTGCCTACAATCACACCCAATGGGGAGGCGCGCAGGGGACAGGGGGAAGCACGAGTGTGAGAAGTGAGTGGGACCGGCTCCGCAGGGCAGGGGCAACTGCGCGGATGATGCTCATCGCAGCGGCAGGTGATATCTGGAAGGTAAATCCTGAGAGCTGCCGGGCTGAGAAGAGTTTCGTGATCAGTCCGACAGGCAGCCGCCTCTCTTACGGGGCGTTGGCAGAGAAGGCCTCCACCCTTGAGCTGCCGAAGGATGTCCCTCTGAAGAAACCCGGGGAACTGAAGCTTCTTGGCAAGGCCATGAAACGCCTCGACACACCCGATAAGGTGAAGGGCAAGGCCCTCTTTGGTATCGACGTGAAGGTGCCCGGCATGCTTACCGCCGTCGTCCTCCGTCCTTCTGTTTTCGGTGGTAAGATAAAGAGCTTCAATGCCGATAAGGCGAAGGCTGTGCCCGGTGTCAAGACTGTTGCGCAGATCGATTCAGGGCTAGCAGTTATCGCTGGTGATTTCTGGTCAGCCCTTCGGGGCCGCGACGCCCTCGAAGTCGTTTGGGACGAAGGCCCTCTCGCCACCCTTGATACTCAAAAGCAGCGCGGGGAATACGCCGCTCTCGCAAAAAAGAGCGGGCTGGTGGCGAGGAAGGAGGGAGATGCTGAAAAGGCGCTCGAGCAGGCTGCCAAAAAGATCAGCGCCGAATATGAGGTCCCCTATCTCGCCCATGCGTGCATGGAGCCCCTGAACTGCCTCATCGACCTCCGCGCCGACAGCTGCGAGATCTGGACCGGCACCCAGTTGCAGACAGCCGACCAATATGCTGCAGCACGTATCTCCGGTCTCAAGGCCGAACAGATTAAGATCCATACAACTTACTTGGGCGGCGGCTTCGGCAGGAGGGCGAATCCGCAATCGGACTTTGTTTCAGAGGCGGTTCGCGTTGCAAAGGCAGCGAAGCAGCCGGTAAAGGTTGTATGGACGCGCGAGGATGACATGAAGGGCGGGTTCTACCGGCCGATGTGGCATGACAGGATATCTGCGGGACTCGATAAGGACGGCATTCCCGTCGCCTGGCGACACACGATTGTCGGGCAGTCGATCGTGGCGGGTACGGCCTTTGAGAAGATGCTCATGAAGAACGGCATCGATGAAACGTCCGTTGAAGGAGCAAGGGATATCCCCTACGCTATTCCGAACATCCTCGTCGATCTCCACAGCCCTGAAATCGGCGTGCCCGTCCAGTGGTGGCGCTCTGTCGGCCACTCTCACACCGCTTTTGTCGTTGAGAGCTTTCTTGATGAACTAGCGCATGCAGCGGGCAAGGACCCTTACGACTACCGTACCATGCTGATTAAAGATCACCCGCGATACCTGGGGGTTCTGAAGCTCGCTGCTGAAAAGGCGGCCTGGGGCGGGCCTTTGCCAACAGGACGGGGGAGGGGCATTGCGGTCCACGAGTCCTTCGGGAGTTTTGTTGCGCAGGTGGCTGAAGTGTCGCTGAATTCGGACGGATCGGTTCGGGTGCACAAAGTGACATGTGTCATAGATTGCGGAAAGATTGTGAATCCCGATACGATCGGTGCGCAGATGGAATCGGGGATCGTCTTCGGCCTCTCAGCGCTTCTCCACGGCAAGATAACCTTCAAGAATGGCCGCGTCGAGCAGGGTAATTTTGACGATTATCCGGTCCTGCGATTAAACGAGATGCCCACCGTTGATGTTGTTATTGCGCCGAGCAAGGAAGCCCCTGGCGGCGTTGGAGAACCGGGGGTTCCTCCAATCGCTCCTGCAGTTGCAAGTGCCATTTTTGCAGCGACAGGCAGGCGTATCCGGCGGCTTCCCATAAACCCTGAAGATTTGAAAAGGATCTGA
- a CDS encoding nucleotidyltransferase family protein, with amino-acid sequence MGKLKQLLPLGDRPAVLRCLESIRGAGIDDIVLVVGHDSQEIMGVIEEFPAKVVCNAEPETGMYDSVRLGLGKVDPSASGVFICLADQPLVKADTLLSMRFCHEEKPDMIIIPLYRGMTGHPPLLPKRILIEVELFPTLRDLIQRHAEEVLGVEVADEGVVLDMDTWEDYERMLECFRQEIH; translated from the coding sequence ATGGGGAAGCTGAAGCAGCTTCTTCCTCTCGGTGACCGGCCAGCCGTTCTCCGCTGTCTCGAAAGCATCAGGGGTGCCGGAATTGATGATATTGTGCTGGTGGTTGGACATGACAGCCAGGAGATCATGGGGGTCATTGAAGAATTCCCTGCGAAGGTGGTTTGTAATGCGGAACCCGAGACCGGTATGTATGATTCAGTGCGGCTCGGTCTCGGCAAGGTGGACCCCTCTGCTTCGGGCGTCTTCATCTGTCTTGCAGACCAGCCTCTCGTGAAGGCAGATACCCTTCTGTCCATGCGGTTCTGTCATGAGGAAAAGCCGGATATGATAATCATACCTCTTTACCGCGGGATGACAGGACATCCTCCCCTCCTGCCGAAGAGAATCCTGATCGAGGTCGAGCTCTTCCCTACGTTGAGGGATCTGATCCAGAGGCATGCAGAGGAGGTTCTCGGCGTTGAGGTTGCAGACGAAGGGGTGGTCCTTGACATGGACACCTGGGAAGATTACGAGCGCATGCTCGAATGTTTTCGGCAAGAAATACACTGA